From the genome of Salvelinus namaycush isolate Seneca chromosome 1, SaNama_1.0, whole genome shotgun sequence:
GATGGCTTCATGTTTGAAAGATGAGGCCGTTCCAAACACAGTGACACTGGGTATAGTGGAGCACAGCTGAGCCACAGCTTGACCCTGAAAAACACCGCACAATCCCAGTCAGACTCTCCAAGACACAATTACACAAGGACAATCCAGACAATGACATTTCCACAGGTTATGCATCACAGCTTTACCAACCATAATCCATATTTGATATGAAAAAGAATTATAATAATTATTCTCATCCTGTTCTAATCATTCAACACACTAGGTAAAGACAGTAAATGTTTTCTTGTCCATCTCCACTACAGTATGGTACTACATGCGTGAATTAAACAACAGAGTTATACCCTATTGTGTGCATCAGTCTGAAATCTGAGCAGTCGCTCTACTGTTGTTCATGAATTACAGTCTGTAGGAGCATCTCTAGAGTATAGTTACATATCTAGTTATGTTTAATTATTAAAGCTGGGAATCACTAACAGTGCTTTCGCTAAAGGGAAATGTGCTACATGAGCCTGATAATTCAATGtcttgtaaaataaaaaaaataaaaagtctgAAGAGTCTGTGTGCATATATACTGTAACCAGCACAGCCCAGACACTCTCTATCTTCAAGCACAGTCACATCTTTCCTAGATGTCGTTTTCTCAGCCACATCTCACCATCATCTTCAATCATGAATACAGCATTATGTAAAACAGCATCTGAGCTGTCTGATAATAGCCACACGCTATTACCCTCAAGAGCCACCAGAGATACACACCTTGGCGGTATCTATAGTAACATCACTGATATCATTTTCAGATGCTGTGTTTTTCTTTCCACCTCCTTTCGGGAGTTGACTTACCACACCCCCTCCTGCTGAATGGACCAATACTGACATCCCCTCTCGGAGATTGGCAACCTCAAACAGCATCATGTAGGCAGCCACGAAGTTCATGGAGAAGGCTGCTGCCTCAGGAAATGTCATATCATCAGGCATGTTATAGACGTAATCCAGCGGTGTGCAAACCACCTCTGCCCAGGCGTTGTAATTTACAAAAGCCATAACCCGGTCTCCTATCTGGAGAGAGGAAAGGGTAAGCTATAAAATATGATAAATGCACATTTTGGAGGTGACATGTTTACAGGTTTGTTTTAGAAATGCACCAAACCTCACATGCTACTCTGACCAATGAATTTCAAAAAATCAACATTAACCATTTCAAACTGTGACACAAATCAATATTTTGGGGGGTAAAAATGCAAAGTGAGatcaatataaactcagcaaaaaaagaaacgtcctctcactgccaactgtgtttattttcagcaaacttaacatgtgtaaatatttgtatgaacataacacgattcaacaactgagacataaactgaacaagttccacagacatgtgactaacagaaattgaataatgtgtccctgaacaaagggggggtcaaaatcaaaagtaacagtcagtatctggtgtggcctccagctgcattaagtaatgcagtgcatctcctcctcatggactgcaccagatttgccagttctcgctgtgagatgttaccccactcttccaccaaggcacgtgcaagttcccagacatttcttgggggaatggccctagccctcaccctccgatccaacaggtcccagacgtgctcaatgggattgagatccgggctcttcgctggccatggcagaacactgacattcctgtcttgcaggaaatcacgcacagaacgagcagtatggctggtggcattgtcatgctggaggttcatgtcaggatgagcctgcaggaagggtaccacatgagggaggaggatgtcttccctgtaacgcacagctgtgagattgcctgcaatgacaagctcagtccaatgatgctgtgacacactgccccagaccatgacggaccctccacctccaaatcgagcCCACTCCAGAGTAcgggcctcggtgtaacgctcattccttcgactatAAACGTGagtccgaccatcacccctggtgagacaaaaccgcaactcgtcagtgaagaacactttttgccagtcctgtctggtccagcgacagtgggtttgtgccataggcgacgttgttgccggtgatgtctggtgaggacctgcctttcaacaggcctacaagccctcagtccagcctctctcagcctattgcggacagtctgagcactgatggaggaattgtgcattcctggtgtaactcgggcagttgttgttgccatcctgtacctgtcccgcaggtgtgatgttcggatgtaccgatcctgtgcaggtgttgttgcacgtggtctgccactgcgaggacgatcagctgtccgtcctgtctccctgtagcactgtcttagtcaactcacagtacggacatagcaatttattgccgtggccacatctgcagtcctcatgcctccttgcagcatgcctaaggcacgttcacacagatgagcagggatcctgggcatctttcttttggtgtttatcagagtcagtagaaaggcctctttagtgtcctaagttttcataactgtgaccttaattgtctaccgtctgtaagctgttattgTCTTAACGGCCGTTCCAttggtgcatgttcattaattgtttatgggaatgtatgggaaacagtgtttaaaccctttacaatgaagatctgtgaagttatttggatttttacgaattatctttgaaagacaaggtcctgaaaaagggacatttatttttttgctgagtttagttgtgCTACTAATCCACAACATAATATCTGTGACATACTGTGATCTAGATTCACTGACCTCAAATCCCTTTGTGTTTTCTCCCATCGCCTCCACTATTCCAGAACACTCAAATCCAGGGACAACTGGAGTTTTCGGAGGACTGTCAATATTACCTTGACGCACCATAAGATCCAGGAAGTTCAAGCCACTGCAACAGTAAATGTCTCATTGATATTAACCTCACAATCAAGCaaagttatttatttttaacttATGAGATTGGAGAAGACACAATATTGCATGATGGACATTTTCACTATTTGATAAATGTTACTTAGACTTAAAATGTATGAATAAATAAATGCCTGAGCAGTGATAAGCACAACACAAGCTGTTTGATATCTACAAACTCATGCTTGAATTCCAGACTATTAAAAGGGGCTACAGTTCCAAGGCCATGGTGATTCACATGCACTGAACAATAAATAGCCAATCTGTGATAGAGCATATCTGTAACAGGCTCTCCCTTTTGTGGAAAAATTGCTTCTCACTTGTTGAAGGTATAGTTTGTGTATTTCAATATTATCAATAAAACAATATTGTTGGACTGAAGACAATTATCCAATCCCTCATCAGAATCTACTTACTAAATGCCAAGTAGGCGATCATAAGAAAATAGAGCACAAATACCACAAGTGTAGGACTTTGCATGAGCCAGTTGTAATGAGAAAATCTATTTCAACTTGAGGTATTTACAGTAACTATTCCCCCAATAAAAGTTCATTAAGATGATCAGTCAAAAACAAGCCAAGCAAATACTTTTATCAAGACAAATTTGAATTAATTCCAACATTGCAGGTGTTTTTGCTTTTCATTTGCATGACTGCTCCACAGACAGTCCTTATTCATCATCTTCTACAGACAGTGAAACATCAGAGGACATGTGGCTTCATGAATGCAATGAGTCCTTTTCTCGTGTCACTTTTACAAACTACACAGGTCGAGTTTAACCTACTTTAATTCAAGGTTTATTCATGGCTCGCCCATACTGAATCAGAATCTGCAACATGTTGCAATACACTTATGAATGTGGTAACTTCGCATCATTGATATTTTAAGATCATATAGGCAGGCATCAACGTAACAATTAATCAACAGTTTAATATGCAACGTTTACCATGCTTTGACGCGAATTTTCACTTCTCCCTCCTGTGGCTCAGGCATCGCCTTCTTGGTTACCCGGAGTTTGTTGAGACCCCCGAAACCGGACAGTATTACGGCTCGCATTTCTTTGGCATCTCCTGCAGATACTACAGTTTCTGTTTCTTTTGCTCCATTCTTCTCTATCATGTGCTCAGTTTCCTCTGTCATCTCCGTTCCTTCTTTAGCCATGTCGGTGGGCTTCATGGGGCTGGAAGGGGATGCTCTAGATTGTAACtggtccttccttccttccaagTTCAGAATGCGCAGTATGAGCCGAATCAGTTCTCTTTTGGAAGAGGGAGAGGCTATTCCGAATAAAGATGTTTATAAATCTTGGATTGCTGATGTTgtgtattggccaatgagaggaTTTGAAGCCACCactcggccatattggcactcctcaattacatgtttcaaggacaacattacatgtatttaagtattgttttgttgtagtggggatAGTAACATTATTCATCTCTAAAatatatactttaagtatttaaaaatatatattttattcgtttttttacgtttagctcacataatataatttaaagttTGCATTCAgttgtctgtaatataataaacgtggcaaaaacgaatgtagacattaatacatgtatttatgtagcttccaaaatatttgtTTTACACTGGTGGGgaagtgccaagatggaggtacAGAACCTTAAACTTAGCGCCCCCTTatagtcatctagtgtatatatataaatcattAACATGGACACGCCTGGTGCCCAAATTGACCACGTATGTCGCGCAGTTGAGAGTCGAGTGGAGACGATGATGAGCCTAGTTTATGATGAGCCTAGTTtatgctgaccagctggcaaaaCAGCAGCATGGAATTGGCACTAATTAAAACTTGTAAAAGAAAGTGATGTTTATTTCAATGGACGAGTGGGAAATAACTTATAGTATTGGTCACCATATGGATGTCAGCTAACGTAACGACAAGGCCGTAGGAATGTCCAGTACAACGGTTTTGTATTGAGGTGCTCCCCCACTGGGCAGTAGTTGCTTCACGGGCCAGTTGTATCACATGTCGCTAACGTGGTGAATTTGTTCCATCCCACGGGATTATATTTAGATTAGGATAGCAGCCTACACGATAAAAAACTTCAAGATGTCACCGTGATACAGTCTACTGCCCAATTCGGAAAATTTGTGCTGCAAAGCTGGCAACACAACAACACGCCATTCAGTAAGGAGAGAAGTGGGTAGCTAGATAGTGTCGCAATATCAGGCCAGGCTGGCAGCAAAGGTACATTTATTGTAGTGATTTTCACCGAAAATGTGGCCTACAACTACGGCATTAACATCAACATttttgtaaacatttataaatacatttaaaaaaaataacaattattCCTTTACACATATGATTCTGATAATGAaattgtgttctgtgggtgtcactgcgTAGGCTGATACCCCGTTTCATGGgtgcacaatccataggtaaggatGTAcaatatacattaccagtcaaaagtttggacacatctactcattcaagggttttctttatttttactattttctacattgtagaataatattgaagacataaaactatgaaataacacatatggaatcatgtagtaataaaacaagtgttaaacaaatcaaaatatattttatatttgagattcttcaaagtagtcaccctttgccttgatgacagctttgcacactcctggcatttggttcccacatatgctgagtacttgttggctgcttttctttcactctacggtccaactcattccaaaccttctcaattgggttgaggtcaggtgaatgtggaggtcaggtcatctgatgcagcaccatcactctccttcttggtcaaatagcccttacacagcctggagatgtgttttgggtcattgtcctgttgaaaaacaaatgatagtccgactaatcgcaaaccagataggatggtgtatcgctgcagaatgctgtggaagccatgctggttaagtgtgccttgaattctaaataaatcactgacagtgtcacaagcaaagaaccgccacaccatcacacctcctccatgcttcacggtgggaaccacacatgcagagattatccgttcacctactccgcgtctcaccaagacacggcggttggaaccaaaaatctaaaatttggactcatcagaccaaaggagagatttccaccggtctaatgtccattgctcgtgtttcttggcccaagcaagtctcttcttattattggtgtcctttagtagtggtttctttgcagcaattcaaccatgaaggcctgattcacacattctcctctgaacagttaattttgagatgtgtctgttactggaactctgtgaagcatttatatgggctgcaatctgaggtgcagttaactctaatgaacttaacctctgcagcagaagtaactctgggtcttcctttcctgtggtggtcctcatgagagccagtttcatcatagagcttgatggctTTTGTacctgcacttgaagaaactttcaaagtttttgacattttccggattgacagaccttcatgtcttaaagtaatgatggactgtcgtttctctttgcttatttgagctgttcttaacataatatggacttggtaccacccataccttgtcaaaacacaactgattggctcaaaaacattaagaaggaaagaaatcccacaaattaactttcaacaaggcacacctgttaattgaaatgcattccaggtgactaccccatgaagctggttgagagaatagtgtgcaaagctgtcatcaaggcaaagggtggctaatttgaagaatctcaaatatataatatattttcatttttttaacacttattttggttactacaacaatgtagaaaatagtaaaaataaagaaaaacccttgaatgagtaggtgtgtccagtcttttgactggtactgtaacggGCGTCGTCGTCGGATGAGGaataatcggaccaaagcgcagcgtgagtgttcatgctttttatttcaactgaacactataacaaagagaatgaatgaaaccgaaacagtcctgtcaggtgcagaaacacaaaacagttaataactacccacaaagcatcggtggggaaaagctacctaagtatgattcccaatcagagacaacgatagtcagctgtccctgattgagaaccatacccggccaaaacaaagaaatacaaaacatagaaaaaataacatagaatgcccacccaaatcacaccctgaccaaaccaaaatagagacataaaaagctctctaaggtcagggcgtgacagtacccccccaaaggtgcggactccggccgcaaaacctgaacctataggggagggtctgggtgggcatttctccgcAGTGGCGGTGCGGGACATAGACctcgctccacctctggcttggcccactttggtggcgcctctagtgcgaggaccctcgtagcgggccccggactgggcaccctcatagcgggccccggactggggaccctcgttggaggccccggactagagggcgtcacTGGAGGCCCCGGGCTGGAGTGCGTCTCTGGAGGccccgggctggaggccgtctctggaggccccgggctggaggccgtctctggaggccccgggctggaggccgtctctggaggtcccgggctggaggccgtctctggaggccgtctctggagaccccgggctggaggccgtctctggaggctccgggctggaggccgtctctggaggctccgggctcaccgggctggggagacacacaggagacctgactctaggagcaggcacaggactcaccaggctggggagacatacaggaggcctcttctttggccgaggcaccggatacactgggccgtggaggcgcactggcgatctcgagcgcagagctggcaccacccgttctggctggatgcccacttccacccggcaaatgcgggatgCTGGCACGAGCACAACGGCCTGTGAATGCTCGGCCGAGACACAGTGtgcatcaccccatagcacggggcctgaccagtcacatgctcgccacggtaagcacggggagttggctcaggttgCCAACCTGACTCTGCCGAACTcaccgtgtgcccccccaaaacattttttgggggggcttcctctcgggcttccttgccagccgtgttccctcataacataGCCGCTCCGCTTAGCTGCTTCCTTCGCCTTCCTCTCTGCTTCTACCTGCTCCCAAGGCAGGTGATCCTtcccagccaggatctcctcccacgtccaggatcccttgCCATTtaaaatgtcctcccatgtccagtcctccttcttaccactctgcttggtcctttggtggtgggtagttctgtaactgGTGTCGTTGTCGGATGAGGAATAATCGGACCAAAGcccagcgtggtaagtgttcatgctttttatttcaactgaacactataacaaaataacaaagagaatgaatgaaaccgaaacagtcctgtcaggtgcagaaacacaacacggaaaataactacccacaaagcatcggtggggaaaagctacctaagtatggttcccaatcagagacaacgatagtcagctgtccctgattgagaaccatacccggccaaaacaaagaaatacaaaaacatagaaaaaagaacatagaatgcccacccaaatcacaccctgaccaaaccaaaatagagacataaaaagctctctaaggtcagggcgtgacaggtactgtatgtatttccCCCCACTGCAATTATGTAGTCTAATACATCCACAGTGGGATCATTGTCTTATGTCAGATGGCATCACTCCTATGCAAAGTGCGTCTCTCAACCGATCAGTGCAACTTTGTTTAGGATTATTCTGtccaaatatggcatgattccactattTTTATCTCTTTGCATCACTTTCAATGGGGGACTTATTTTGAAGATgaactgcaaattccactattgtgcctacaAATGAGCACGTGATCAGACAGGGTTATTCACAAATTTCTTCTTCCAGGCACGTAAATTCTAATATTTGTGAGTATCAAAACACAGACCTAACATTGATTGACTACAACAACACATAGGCTACATGACACTCTATATCAGTATTTGGGGAATATCAAAATTATTAATGTCCATTTCCTGGCAATAGTTTTCATGTCTATAATCCAATCATAACCTGTTTATGAATAAGTGAGCAACACATTTACATCTCAAGAAGGCTACCATGTAGTAAAATGTATTCTCACTTGAAGTACTAACACAAATATTGGGGAAATAGCTAGGGGGCCCCACCTAATGGTGAATTTCACAGTAGAAAAAACTGCAGTATACATTTACCAAGTATGGGTCGCATTGGGGCCACACAGTAGGAGTAGGCCCACACAGTGATTATTACTATCTAATGAGGTTGTTAGACACCTGCAAATTATAAATTCTACAGTAGTGTAggcaaaatcctgaagtatccctttaataaaGACATAAGGGTCCTGTGTTTTTGTCCTTTGAATCACATACTTTTATTTCTACATTTATGGTTAACAAGGAGGAATAACAGAACATAAATACTGGAAACGGAATCGAAACTTGTTTCGTGACTTAAACAAACAACTactacactaaacaaaaacacaaatataGGAAGGACTTTCAATTACAAATGAAACATACAAGAATATTTGCATAGCTAGTCGTCTTATCATGAGGTTTTCTGACTGTTCACTACAATGTATTTGCATTCTATCTTTACAATGGTTAAAAACACTATAGGCCAACTCAATTGGTTAGGGGGCTAATTGACTTGGCAATTTACTAATGAATCCTGACAGCGTTATTTTGTGCGTATCATAGCTTTTTAGGTCAATGTCTTCTGTAAAGGCAGCATTCGAATAATCTCATCATCAATCTCATCAATAATTTAACTGTGTTTatggtaaataaataaaaatatatgatgGTTTTAGAGTTAAATTTATTACACAATTGACATTGTAAAATGTGTCCCTACCATAAATTCTACAGATTATTTCTGACAatactatcaggaaataacaggACAAACCATTTCCTTTGTTACTGTCATAGACACATCAGCAATTCATCTGAGATTTTGGGGTGTTCATCCTCAGATCAAAATGTAATCAGCATATGAGCATTCCGTTTGAGGGGTGTATGTTCAAAGACCTACAATTTGTGAAAGGGCTTGGTCCTACTCTCGAGGAACATCTGTGAATATTCGTAGTCCATGCATTCCTTGGATCTCCTCCTTGAGTGTCTGTGGATGAGAacataacagttttcagctgtgctgttTTTGCAACAATTTTGCATATGGAATAAAATGCAATACAGGATAATAATTTCACCTGAAAGGTTTGATATAATACTTCACATACTTGACTATTTGTTGTTGCTTTATCTCTCCCCCCACACATCCGATCGGTACAAAACAATATCAACCAAAGCAAATGTAACATTTTGACAGCTATATAGCCTATGCGCTTCCATACAATGGTGCAAACGAATTGATCTCTCCAGAATGTATCTCCATAGGTTACCTGGTTGACTAGTTGGTGTTGTTGAACAGTTCTTTTCCCTTTAAATTCATTGGATTCTATGTGGACTTCATACATGACACCACAGCCACCTGAGAACAGAAAACATAATGACACACAATTGTCATGAGCGCACCAAGGAATCAGAGGCATCATGCCCATAAGGGGAACAAGGTCACATGctccctcagatttgtcctgtttttTAATTGATTTTAGCTGCTGGTGATGGGCAGGACTCGCCGGAGGTAAgtttataaatgcatttgattAAACTATGCAGCCTATTGATTTCTttttgatgaataaataaaacaaaaatgttttgttgtttttctgtaaTTCTAGCCACTTTATGAAGTTTGCTTTAGCTAGCCTgctagataggttcccaatctcccaacctcataactagcgtagcttgtctaactatcttagctggcatgtcTGCTGGCAATTTTGCTAAACATTAGAAAAGCAAGtaattactaaatgtactgaataagactcacattcctttcaatattttacccagattttagcagagatgcagggAAGCATAACAAAAATAACCACCAggcaggaggatacagacagctcaagaggtatgcttagatatgcagaaaaatactTGGTTTTAATGTAATCTGGCACCTTATGATATCATTATAGTTGTGAATTAATTATGATGCCATGATATGTGCCTGTATTGATGTGTGTTATGAACCCATGTACTGTTGTAATTTGTATGTAATATCCTAGGCATATTAGTGCAGTATATTGTTATGTGTGATTTACAATAGTCAGAATGACACCCTCATTAAAAGTGaacaggtaaagaggtatgcttagataaccTATCCAGAAAAATCAACTTTTTTAAAAACATAGAATTAGGCATAATGTTTATGCCTCTAGATTTCAGAAAAAAGCTGTTTCGGATATTTGAAAAATTCTCCAACTTCCCCCTCCATCCTCTCGTACTTCGTAACCCCTCTAAAATAATGGGTGCATGAGGCCCCTGCCTAGGCCGAGCACTAGCCGAGCGTAGACTTACTAGCCCTCGCACAAATAAATTAAGAGATGAAGCTGAAAACCTTTTTTTCTCCGGTAATAGTGATCATGGAGGGAGAGATATGGAGTGAGGGAAGTGAAGAGAGTTAAGATGAGATAGGTAAAAATGgaagaatggaagagaggagtcAGAAGAAAGATCAGGCGACTGCTATGCCTTTGAAGAATGGAAAGGAAGCAAATCTGGGGAATGGAAATAAGCGGATTGTCTATGAGGATTCTATGGTGATTGGAGTTTGGTTCTTAGAAAAAGTCAATCATGGGGTTTTGGCAGACCCGTTTGAGGTCTCAAGGTGGGTGGAGAGTAGGATAGGGAAGTATGTATGCAGTATGCTAAGATAGAGATGAGTTTATGCTTTAGTTTACGGAGCAGGGCTCCACTCAAGGGCGTAATAGCAGTGCCTCTAAGTGTAGAGGTTGAGCAGCTAAAGAGGAAGGTTCATGGTGTGTGAGGCCATGTGGCTTAGCTGTAATTGAGATGGATTGGAGAGGAGCCTGTTGGTTTTGCTATGCTTTGATTTGGAGGTACTTTTGATCTGGTTGAGATATATTGAGCTATCTGGTTAGCGCATTCACGCCAGCTGTTCTGCAGTGTTTCCACTGCCAGAAATGTGGTAATGTAGCATCAGTGTGTAGGATAGGGCAACCTAAATGTACAAGGTGTGGAGGTTTCCACGTAGTGGAGAAATGTTTGAAGGATGAGCCCAGAAAGTGTAGTAATTGTGGAGGCAGTCATGAGGCCAGGGCTACAGAGTGCTTGGTAAAGGTGAAACAGACACAGGTGGGACTGGGTGTTACAGAAGCAGAAGCAGTGAGAAGGATGAATCAGGAGGTAGGGCCCAGGGCTCTCCATGTTGCCTGCTCAGAGGGAGGACAAATAGTAAATGTTCCCAGGGAAATGTGTGGATCAAAGTCCAGGTTTCTGACCTTCGTCGCTGTGGTTGTGAATTGTGCTGCACAAGTAGAAAGCTGGTCAGATAAAATTGGAATTGTTGTGTAGAGCAGCTGAACATTTTCTGGATATTCTAGATATTTCTGCAAAGGATCTACAGAAGATGTTGGATGAGGTGGTGTTGCCCACTCAGGCCTGTGGTTAGGGAAGGTGCTGGGTATGGTAGTACATGcagtttaggctgggtttttggTTGTTCTTCCATAAGTATTTTCTTGAACTTATGAGTGCATCTATGCATCTGGAACTCCAACATGTGAGAGAGTAAATAAAGTACAGGTCGTTGCGGTAAAGCACTATtattattggatgccaaccgccaaTAATCCACACAAGAAGAATGCACTATCCTAGGAAGCCCAAGCTTCTCGCATTTCGTTCCAATAGTCGAGTAAACGAGA
Proteins encoded in this window:
- the LOC120056103 gene encoding synaptic vesicle membrane protein VAT-1 homolog-like produces the protein MAKEGTEMTEETEHMIEKNGAKETETVVSAGDAKEMRAVILSGFGGLNKLRVTKKAMPEPQEGEVKIRVKACGLNFLDLMVRQGNIDSPPKTPVVPGFECSGIVEAMGENTKGFEIGDRVMAFVNYNAWAEVVCTPLDYVYNMPDDMTFPEAAAFSMNFVAAYMMLFEVANLREGMSVLVHSAGGGVGQAVAQLCSTIPSVTVFGTASSFKHEAIKDSVTHLFDRNIDYVQEVKKISPEGVDIVLDCLSGENTGKGLGLLRPLGTYILYGSSNMVTGETKSFFSLAKSWWQVEKVNPIKLYEENKVIAGFSLLNLLFKQGRCGQVKTVVEKLFSLYNQKKIKPVVDSLWALEEVKEAMQRIHDRGNIGKLILDVEKSPTPLMASDSTETSEAGEEEEEHEGDSDNKERMPFIQ